In the Euphorbia lathyris chromosome 5, ddEupLath1.1, whole genome shotgun sequence genome, one interval contains:
- the LOC136231170 gene encoding uncharacterized protein: MEIMIQRISEIRNQNRRMLAMIRNHENFLDNLEEELKKLQSQNNQNIRTIAPRSSYELLGDLHKKPIEMPTLSSGLSGATTLNHSKLINQNSSEITTSQVIQFPPEMTEAYKNIMKFFTYKKSQTVYRTIKMTKYPRYICSEDCSPDVVQKLFRYGFLDKVMTDESLNSVSKLPSIIPRSIDELGLRFGRGIFCVQIFDAAMDLEGKPIIIAQIFKTGRNTKIDVDNSDHQWDIPCKVENFKSWLGEKRAHGIHTIKCRLEDYIRNKKVAIIARSNHGEVEEMITINYLMEMGDETSQQILIEMHTKLMDKKYKHSSETLAHYESIYGPRKSCLIRIEPIRPEPMNIDSIRPKEEAHPGKEEDPFV, from the coding sequence atggagataatgatccagcgaatatcagaaatcagaaatcagaaccgccggatgctggcaatgatcagaaatcatgagaactttctggacaaccttgaggaagaactcaagaaactcCAGTCTCAGAACAATCAGAATATAAGAACCATAGCTCCTAGATCATCTTATGAGTTGTTAGGAgatcttcataagaagccaattgaGATGCCAACTTTATCGAGTGGACTCTCAGGAGCCACCACCTTAAACCATTCTAAGCTGATTAatcagaactcatcagaaatcacaacctcccaggttatacaattccctccagaaatgacagaagcatataagaatatcatgaaattttttacatataagaagagtcaaaccgtatatagaaccattaagatgaccaaataccctaggtatatatgctcagaagactgcagtccagatgttgttcagaaactatttcgatatggatttctggacaaagtcatgactgatgagagccttaatagtgtttcaaaactaccatctatcatacccagatccattgacgaacttggattaagatttggaagaggaatattttgtgttcaaatttttgatgctgctatggacttagaagggaaaccaataataattgctcagatctttaagactggtagaaacactaagattgatgtagataattccgaccatcaatgggacattccatgcaaagtagaaaattttaaatcttggttaggagaaaaacgagcacatggaatccatacgatcaaatgtagactcgaagactatattagaaataaaaaagtggctataatagccagatcgaatcatggagaagtggaagaaatgataactatcaactatttaatggaaatgggtgatgaaacgagtcaacaaattttgatagaaatgcatacgaaattgatggataagaaatataaacatagttcCGAGACATTGGCCCATTATGAATCCATATATGgcccaagaaaatcatgtttaattagaattgagcccataagacctgagcccatgaatattgactccataaggcccaaagaagaagcccatccaggaaaagaggaggatccatttgtttag